A window of Bradyrhizobium sp. AZCC 1610 contains these coding sequences:
- a CDS encoding ABC transporter permease, producing MAGLTLASPSAERRPAWSPWRETWRRYRRHKLAVVSAVLLLVLIVSVVFGPFVWRVSINDIDFSARLEGPSLAHPFGTDDLGQDILARMIYGGRISLAVGLAAMAVAVIVGTVIGALAGMSRGALGHALMWLTDLFLSLPQLPLLLLLIYLFRDGLKAAFGPEGGIFILIVLVIGGLRWMPVARLVRAQFLSLREKDFVEAARALGASPLRQVVRHILPNALGPVIIAGTIDVAAAIIAESTLSFLGLGFPPDVPTWGRLLFDAKDFLDIAAHWALFPGGAIFVAVVAINFIGDGMRDALDARRVI from the coding sequence ATGGCTGGCTTGACCCTCGCATCTCCCTCCGCTGAGCGGCGGCCGGCCTGGTCGCCCTGGCGCGAGACCTGGCGGCGCTATCGCCGCCACAAGCTCGCCGTGGTCAGCGCGGTCCTGCTGCTCGTCCTGATCGTGTCGGTGGTGTTCGGTCCCTTCGTCTGGCGCGTCAGCATCAACGACATCGATTTCAGCGCGCGCCTCGAAGGCCCCTCGCTCGCCCATCCCTTCGGAACCGACGATCTCGGACAGGATATTCTGGCCCGCATGATCTATGGCGGACGGATATCGCTTGCGGTCGGCCTTGCCGCGATGGCGGTCGCCGTCATCGTCGGCACGGTAATCGGGGCGCTCGCCGGCATGTCGCGCGGCGCGCTCGGACATGCGCTGATGTGGCTCACTGACCTGTTCCTCTCGCTGCCGCAACTGCCGCTGCTGCTGCTCCTCATCTATCTGTTCCGCGACGGGCTCAAGGCCGCCTTCGGCCCCGAGGGCGGCATCTTCATTCTCATCGTGCTCGTCATCGGCGGCCTGCGCTGGATGCCGGTCGCCCGCCTGGTGCGTGCGCAATTCCTCTCGCTGCGCGAAAAGGATTTTGTCGAAGCCGCCCGCGCGCTCGGCGCCAGTCCGCTGCGGCAGGTGGTACGTCATATCCTGCCCAACGCGCTGGGACCGGTGATCATTGCGGGCACCATCGACGTCGCCGCCGCCATCATCGCGGAATCGACCTTGTCCTTTCTCGGCCTGGGCTTCCCGCCCGACGTTCCGACCTGGGGCCGGCTGCTGTTCGACGCCAAGGACTTTCTCGACATCGCCGCCCACTGGGCGCTGTTTCCGGGCGGCGCCATCTTCGTCGCGGTCGTCGCCATCAACTTCATCGGCGACGGAATGCGCGATGCGCTCGATGCAAGGCGGGTGATCTGA
- a CDS encoding nucleoside phosphorylase — protein MFRPEALLREARRQRQLPLVAVPEICVLDPDGDVVRHLKRTGAGRIHEGWACYHTELLALDIDGVGEVGIVGCAVGAPFAVLVAEQLFASGCRLLVSVTSAGQINPIGPTPYFVLIDRAMRDEGTSYHYLPGSIFAEAPDTTLLDRVERAGRSLPEKLHRGSTWTTDAPYRETEAAIARARDLGTLAVEMEAAALYAFGATSGHSIVCFAHVTNSMAQTEGDFEKGEADGAKATLAVVAAAAQGWRG, from the coding sequence GTGTTCCGGCCCGAAGCCCTGTTGAGGGAGGCGCGCCGGCAGAGACAGTTGCCGCTCGTCGCTGTCCCCGAAATCTGCGTGCTTGATCCGGACGGTGATGTCGTCCGTCACCTCAAGCGGACGGGCGCCGGGCGCATCCATGAAGGGTGGGCCTGCTACCATACGGAGCTCCTTGCTTTGGATATTGATGGCGTCGGCGAGGTCGGGATCGTCGGCTGCGCGGTCGGAGCACCCTTCGCCGTCTTGGTCGCCGAGCAGCTCTTCGCGTCGGGCTGCCGGCTGCTCGTTAGCGTTACCTCGGCGGGTCAGATCAATCCTATTGGACCGACTCCCTATTTCGTCCTGATCGACCGGGCGATGCGCGACGAGGGGACAAGCTATCACTATCTGCCGGGCTCGATCTTCGCCGAAGCACCCGACACGACGCTTCTGGACCGCGTCGAGCGGGCGGGCCGGTCGCTGCCGGAGAAACTGCATCGCGGCTCGACGTGGACCACGGATGCCCCCTATCGCGAGACCGAAGCGGCGATCGCGCGAGCGCGGGATCTGGGGACGCTTGCCGTCGAGATGGAAGCCGCGGCCCTCTACGCTTTCGGCGCGACGAGCGGCCACTCGATCGTCTGCTTCGCGCATGTCACGAACTCGATGGCGCAGACGGAGGGCGACTTCGAGAAGGGCGAAGCCGACGGCGCCAAGGCCACGCTCGCGGTGGTGGCCGCCGCGGCGCAGGGGTGGCGCGGCTAG
- a CDS encoding glutathione S-transferase family protein yields MTGKDRPLRLFQFPRMFDIPNLSPFCCKLETWLRIAGIPYEVEVTTNPRKGPRGKLPFVDDGGVIVADTTIIIDHLKRTRGVDPDADLNASQRAIALLVQRTLEEHYAFVLAYTHLIREEGQRHTNERFDALPTLVRPLVSHLVAKQVGKILWFQGLTRNSHEEIVESALRDWRAVLTVIGPGPYFFGDTPSSIDAVVFGTLASSVLTPIDTPIRSYLRSQPGCLDYAERMRARFFPELLTAPNVMKRSASA; encoded by the coding sequence ATGACCGGCAAGGACCGACCGCTCAGACTGTTTCAGTTTCCACGCATGTTCGACATACCGAACCTCAGTCCGTTCTGCTGCAAGCTCGAGACGTGGCTGCGGATCGCCGGCATTCCCTACGAAGTCGAGGTCACGACGAACCCGCGCAAGGGACCGCGAGGCAAACTGCCATTCGTCGACGACGGCGGCGTGATCGTCGCGGATACGACGATCATTATCGACCATCTCAAGCGCACGCGCGGCGTCGATCCCGACGCCGACCTGAACGCATCGCAGCGCGCCATCGCCCTGCTGGTCCAGCGCACGCTGGAGGAGCACTACGCGTTCGTTCTGGCCTACACGCATCTGATCCGCGAGGAAGGCCAACGCCACACTAACGAGCGCTTCGATGCGCTGCCGACGCTGGTGCGTCCCCTGGTATCGCATCTCGTGGCGAAGCAGGTCGGCAAAATACTCTGGTTCCAGGGGCTCACCCGCAATTCCCACGAAGAGATCGTGGAATCGGCGCTGCGCGACTGGCGTGCGGTGCTGACCGTGATCGGCCCCGGTCCGTACTTCTTCGGCGACACGCCGTCGAGCATTGACGCCGTGGTCTTCGGTACGCTCGCCTCTTCGGTACTCACTCCGATCGACACGCCCATCCGATCGTATCTGCGATCGCAACCCGGGTGTCTCGACTACGCGGAGCGGATGCGCGCCCGGTTCTTTCCGGAGCTCTTGACGGCGCCGAATGTCATGAAGCGTTCGGCAAGCGCCTAG
- a CDS encoding MBL fold metallo-hydrolase encodes MILRQFLHSHPVGISYLFGCGGKAKGAVVDPVGDIQPYLKAADNAGMRIDFVIDTHVHADHLSAGRALAAAAGAEYVLSADAAVSFPYKAVRDGDVLPLGNVSATVLHTPGHTPEHICILVTDRTRADEPWFVLTGHTLMVGDLGRTELAANAEEGARQLFRSVYRLKELPEYVDVLPGAYAGSVCGRRLSGKPWSTIGFEKRNNQAFKIADEAEFVRFMTAEIPPAPPEAAKIRAANSGITAAAA; translated from the coding sequence ATGATTCTACGCCAGTTCCTGCATAGCCATCCGGTCGGCATCTCCTACCTCTTCGGCTGCGGCGGCAAGGCTAAGGGCGCCGTAGTTGATCCGGTTGGCGACATTCAGCCCTACCTGAAGGCTGCCGACAATGCCGGCATGCGGATAGATTTCGTCATCGACACGCATGTCCATGCCGACCACCTGTCGGCGGGCCGGGCTCTTGCCGCCGCGGCGGGGGCCGAATACGTCCTCTCAGCAGATGCGGCGGTCTCGTTCCCATACAAAGCGGTGCGCGATGGCGACGTTCTTCCACTCGGTAACGTCTCGGCAACGGTGCTGCACACGCCGGGGCACACACCGGAGCATATCTGCATTCTCGTGACGGACCGGACGCGCGCCGACGAGCCGTGGTTCGTGTTGACCGGCCACACCCTCATGGTCGGCGATCTCGGCCGCACTGAACTTGCCGCGAACGCCGAGGAAGGCGCACGGCAATTGTTCCGAAGCGTGTACCGGCTGAAGGAGCTTCCCGAGTATGTCGATGTGTTGCCTGGGGCCTATGCGGGCTCAGTTTGCGGCCGGCGGCTGAGTGGCAAGCCATGGTCCACCATCGGCTTCGAGAAGCGGAATAATCAGGCATTCAAGATCGCGGACGAAGCCGAGTTCGTTCGATTCATGACCGCCGAGATTCCGCCGGCACCACCGGAGGCAGCGAAGATCAGGGCAGCCAATTCAGGCATCACAGCTGCCGCTGCGTGA
- a CDS encoding ArsR/SmtB family transcription factor, translated as MINAERALDALGDPTRRRVFMRLREGNRSVREISDGLNVSRPAVSQHLRVLKDSGLAVVRIEGTRRLYAIDTRGLESLRGWLDGFWDKTLKAFKQAAEREAAKERRSR; from the coding sequence ATGATCAATGCAGAACGCGCCCTCGACGCACTTGGAGACCCGACTCGACGACGGGTGTTCATGCGGCTGCGCGAGGGCAACAGATCCGTAAGAGAGATCTCGGATGGCCTCAACGTGAGTCGGCCCGCGGTCTCGCAGCATCTCAGGGTGCTTAAGGATTCGGGCCTCGCGGTGGTGAGGATCGAAGGCACGCGGCGGCTCTATGCAATCGACACGCGCGGACTCGAAAGCCTGCGGGGATGGCTCGACGGGTTCTGGGACAAGACGCTCAAAGCCTTCAAACAGGCGGCCGAACGCGAAGCCGCCAAAGAGAGGAGATCCCGATGA
- a CDS encoding ArsR/SmtB family transcription factor has protein sequence MSSIGPKQAIYENLAGVAQALGHAHRLELLEHLAQGIRTVEELSARAHLTFANTSRHLQLLRRARLVETERRGKHILYRLAGDAEVVTLIKALGRVGERNVAEIGRVVTDYFQTRDALEPVSRDDLVTRLRDNLVTLLDVRPQDEFALGHLPGALNIPFAELERRLGELPKSREVIAYCRGPYCILSFEAVAALRSRGYRVRRLEDGYPEWKAAGLPVESVA, from the coding sequence TTGTCAAGCATTGGACCAAAACAGGCGATCTACGAGAATCTCGCCGGAGTGGCGCAGGCGCTTGGCCACGCTCATCGGCTGGAACTGCTGGAGCACTTGGCGCAGGGGATACGCACTGTCGAGGAGCTGTCGGCCCGGGCGCATCTGACGTTCGCCAACACCTCGCGCCACCTGCAACTCCTCAGGCGTGCGCGTCTCGTGGAGACTGAGCGTCGCGGCAAGCACATTCTCTATCGCCTGGCCGGCGATGCCGAAGTGGTCACCCTGATCAAGGCGCTGGGCCGCGTCGGCGAACGGAACGTTGCAGAGATCGGCCGCGTGGTGACCGATTACTTTCAGACACGTGATGCGCTGGAGCCCGTCTCGCGCGATGATTTGGTTACGCGACTGCGCGACAATCTGGTGACGCTGCTCGATGTGCGGCCTCAGGATGAGTTCGCGCTGGGCCATCTTCCCGGGGCTCTCAACATTCCTTTTGCAGAACTGGAACGGCGCTTGGGCGAACTTCCGAAAAGCCGCGAGGTGATCGCCTATTGCCGCGGGCCCTACTGCATTCTTTCATTCGAAGCTGTCGCAGCGTTGAGATCCCGCGGCTATCGCGTCCGCCGTCTCGAGGACGGTTATCCCGAATGGAAGGCCGCCGGTCTGCCGGTTGAATCCGTCGCTTGA
- a CDS encoding ABC transporter ATP-binding protein: MSEPLLRVTGLKKHFSVKSGLFSREVGRVHAVDGVSFAVNRGETLGLVGESGCGKSTTARCVLRLVEPSEGEIVFDGRDVRGLSGGDLRAMRRNMQIVFQDPFASLNPRMTVAAILGEAFTIHELASSASERDDRVASLLVKVGLKAEHMRRYPHEFSGGQRQRIGIARALAVEPKFIVCDEPVSALDVSIQAQVINLLEDLQAELNLTYLFVAHDLSVVEHISDRVAVMYLGRIVELASASDLYRHPQHPYTQALLSAVPVPDPKVKRKRIRLQGDVPSPINPPRGCHFHTRCPIAEPRCRESAPELKQGSDGHFVACHLS, from the coding sequence ATGAGCGAACCCCTGCTGCGCGTCACCGGTTTGAAGAAGCATTTTTCCGTCAAGAGCGGCCTGTTCTCGCGCGAAGTTGGGCGCGTTCACGCGGTGGACGGCGTGTCGTTTGCGGTCAACCGCGGCGAAACGCTCGGACTGGTCGGCGAATCCGGCTGCGGCAAGTCGACCACGGCGCGCTGCGTGCTGCGCCTCGTCGAGCCCAGCGAAGGCGAGATCGTCTTTGACGGTCGCGACGTGCGCGGTCTATCCGGCGGCGACCTGCGCGCGATGCGGCGCAACATGCAGATCGTGTTCCAGGACCCGTTTGCCTCGCTCAATCCGCGCATGACCGTCGCTGCGATCCTTGGCGAAGCCTTCACCATCCACGAGCTCGCCTCTTCGGCCAGCGAGCGGGACGACCGTGTGGCGAGCCTGCTCGTCAAGGTCGGACTGAAGGCCGAGCACATGCGCCGCTACCCGCACGAATTTTCCGGCGGCCAGCGCCAGCGCATCGGGATTGCGCGCGCGCTCGCGGTGGAGCCGAAGTTCATCGTGTGCGACGAGCCGGTTTCCGCGCTCGACGTCTCGATTCAGGCGCAGGTGATCAATCTGTTGGAGGATCTGCAGGCCGAACTCAACCTGACCTATTTGTTCGTCGCCCACGATCTCTCCGTGGTGGAGCATATTTCCGACCGCGTGGCGGTGATGTATCTCGGGCGCATCGTCGAACTGGCCAGTGCGAGCGATCTCTACCGCCATCCGCAGCACCCCTACACCCAGGCGCTGCTCTCCGCCGTGCCGGTGCCGGACCCCAAGGTGAAGCGCAAGCGGATCCGCCTGCAAGGCGACGTGCCGAGCCCGATAAACCCGCCGCGCGGCTGTCATTTTCACACCCGCTGCCCGATCGCCGAGCCCCGCTGCCGGGAAAGCGCGCCCGAACTGAAGCAAGGCAGCGATGGGCATTTCGTGGCCTGTCACCTGAGCTGA
- a CDS encoding MBL fold metallo-hydrolase: MIEQFKRRDFLRGCAAIGGAVAAGSFTCIEIAKAATIDIPVVDKLTIRVLIDGSQNIFERPGKLGNVSIEPAPRQQDYRRALHNQWGLSLYLQSQRGNEQRTIMLDFGYTPEALLNNIELTGADPSKINAMVVSHGHFDHYGGLIGFLQKYRSALPADVKLYAGGEDNFCQRYSGAPGALAEFGALDRRELAANKVSVVLAENPTVIADHAFTTGKIKRSGIERVLPNTHVGFAVKDGLGCNASHYLPAEMLGKIVPDEHIHEHATCFNVKDRGLVVISSCGHVGIVNSVRQAQEVSGVQKIHAIVGGFHLGPAPEDYLNQVVAEIKKLEPDVIIPMHCSGDNFARAVRAQLPDKLLVSTTGVRMTMGA; the protein is encoded by the coding sequence ATGATCGAGCAATTCAAACGCCGCGATTTTCTGAGGGGGTGTGCGGCCATTGGGGGAGCCGTCGCCGCCGGCAGCTTCACCTGCATCGAAATCGCCAAAGCAGCCACGATCGACATTCCCGTGGTGGACAAACTCACGATCCGGGTGCTGATCGATGGAAGCCAGAATATTTTCGAGCGCCCGGGCAAGCTGGGGAACGTCTCGATCGAGCCGGCACCACGGCAGCAGGACTATCGTCGCGCACTACACAATCAATGGGGTTTGTCTCTGTACCTGCAGTCACAGCGCGGCAATGAGCAGCGCACTATCATGCTCGACTTCGGCTATACGCCGGAAGCTCTGCTCAACAATATCGAACTGACCGGCGCTGATCCCAGCAAGATCAATGCAATGGTCGTGAGCCACGGCCACTTCGATCACTACGGCGGCCTCATCGGCTTCCTGCAGAAATACCGCAGCGCGTTGCCCGCCGATGTGAAACTCTATGCCGGCGGCGAGGACAATTTCTGCCAGCGCTATAGCGGCGCGCCCGGCGCACTTGCCGAATTTGGCGCGCTCGATCGCCGCGAGCTGGCCGCGAACAAGGTCTCAGTCGTTCTGGCGGAAAACCCGACGGTTATCGCCGACCACGCTTTCACGACGGGTAAGATCAAGAGGTCGGGCATCGAAAGAGTGTTGCCGAACACGCACGTCGGTTTCGCTGTGAAGGACGGTCTTGGCTGTAACGCGAGCCACTACCTGCCGGCGGAGATGCTGGGCAAGATCGTTCCGGACGAGCACATCCACGAGCACGCGACCTGTTTCAATGTAAAAGACCGCGGGCTCGTGGTGATCAGCTCCTGCGGTCACGTCGGTATCGTCAATTCGGTCCGGCAGGCACAGGAAGTCTCCGGCGTGCAGAAGATCCACGCTATCGTCGGTGGCTTCCATCTCGGGCCGGCACCCGAGGACTATCTCAACCAAGTCGTCGCCGAGATCAAGAAGCTCGAACCGGACGTGATTATCCCGATGCATTGTAGCGGCGACAACTTCGCTCGCGCCGTGCGCGCGCAGCTACCGGACAAGCTCCTGGTTTCGACAACCGGCGTCCGTATGACGATGGGCGCATGA
- a CDS encoding SCO family protein, which produces MRNSRVLVGSVLAAGLLGAVPVAHAQSERSAGELMDAVMWGKEPIGGPFTLIDHTGKPRTDADFRGKLMLVYFGFSFCPDVCPTDLMAIGQAVDKLGPGGDAVQPLFVTVDPDRDTPAHLADYVPFFHPRLLGLTGDAAQIRDAARLYRVYYAKVAIEGAAEYTIDHSGFIYLMDRDGKYLGFFPPGTPSDRIAAVIKAHLSARR; this is translated from the coding sequence ATGAGGAACAGCCGGGTGCTTGTCGGCTCGGTCCTGGCCGCGGGGCTGCTCGGTGCAGTGCCCGTGGCGCACGCGCAGAGCGAACGCAGCGCCGGCGAGCTGATGGACGCAGTGATGTGGGGCAAGGAGCCGATCGGCGGCCCCTTCACTCTCATCGATCACACCGGCAAGCCTCGTACGGACGCCGATTTCCGTGGCAAGCTGATGCTTGTCTATTTCGGGTTCAGCTTCTGTCCGGACGTCTGCCCGACCGATCTGATGGCGATCGGGCAGGCCGTCGACAAACTTGGCCCCGGCGGCGACGCGGTGCAGCCGTTGTTCGTCACTGTCGATCCCGACCGCGATACGCCTGCGCATCTCGCCGACTATGTGCCGTTCTTTCACCCGCGCCTGCTCGGCCTGACAGGCGATGCTGCGCAGATTCGCGACGCTGCGCGCTTGTATCGGGTCTATTACGCGAAGGTCGCGATCGAAGGCGCCGCAGAATACACCATCGATCATTCAGGCTTCATCTATCTGATGGATCGCGACGGCAAGTATCTCGGGTTCTTCCCGCCGGGCACCCCCTCGGATCGGATCGCCGCGGTCATCAAGGCTCATCTCTCAGCCAGACGCTGA
- a CDS encoding DUF3750 domain-containing protein, producing MLKSAAIFLLLVFFPVGVSAGRYWFAESRGNWQTADRSSAGLLPLPSHHPEAVIRVYGARTVRWKAIFAIHTWIVVKEQNAATYTRYDYTAWGEPIRTNGFVADARWFGVVPETIAAVDGPEAGRLIPKIRHVIENYKFRTYGDYNAWPGPNSNTFVQAVLDAVPELKTVLPPTAIGKDYPYRGEWVGLTSSGTGVYASLGGYVGLTIGWVEGLEVNFLGAVVGLDIRRPALKLPGIGRLGMMAGI from the coding sequence TTGCTCAAATCAGCTGCAATCTTTCTGTTGTTGGTCTTTTTCCCGGTCGGTGTGTCGGCCGGGCGCTACTGGTTTGCCGAATCCCGAGGAAATTGGCAGACTGCAGACCGCTCCAGCGCTGGCCTGTTGCCGCTACCATCTCATCATCCTGAAGCAGTAATCCGGGTTTACGGGGCGCGCACGGTTCGATGGAAGGCGATATTCGCCATCCACACCTGGATCGTCGTTAAAGAGCAGAATGCTGCTACGTACACGCGTTATGACTATACTGCCTGGGGCGAGCCTATTCGCACCAACGGATTCGTTGCCGACGCACGGTGGTTTGGCGTCGTCCCCGAAACCATTGCCGCTGTCGACGGTCCTGAAGCTGGCCGTCTAATTCCCAAAATCCGTCACGTCATCGAGAACTATAAGTTTCGTACCTACGGCGACTACAACGCATGGCCGGGACCGAACTCCAATACCTTTGTCCAGGCTGTGCTGGATGCGGTTCCCGAACTCAAGACTGTCTTGCCGCCGACCGCCATTGGAAAGGACTACCCCTATCGAGGTGAGTGGGTCGGGCTGACATCGTCCGGTACCGGGGTATACGCTTCCCTCGGAGGCTATGTAGGTCTCACCATCGGATGGGTCGAAGGTCTGGAAGTCAATTTCCTGGGCGCGGTGGTGGGACTCGACATTCGCCGGCCCGCGCTGAAGCTTCCAGGCATCGGCCGATTGGGAATGATGGCCGGGATCTAG
- a CDS encoding SRPBCC family protein: MMEKAPDHSYDPYSVRKVMTVQAPRSVAWRVFTEQMASWWPLAHYKIGKTNAVDAIMEPRVGGLWYERGDDGSTCNWGSVLAWEPPSRLVLSWDITADWQYDPNLKTEIEVLFIAEGEGATRVELEHRKLDRYGARAAEMRHIFDTEGDWGRLLAMFAARAVQERGQ; encoded by the coding sequence ATGATGGAGAAGGCGCCCGACCACTCATACGATCCCTACAGCGTCCGCAAGGTGATGACCGTGCAGGCGCCCCGCTCGGTGGCCTGGCGCGTTTTCACGGAGCAGATGGCCAGCTGGTGGCCGCTCGCACACTACAAGATAGGAAAGACGAACGCGGTCGATGCGATCATGGAGCCGCGGGTTGGTGGCCTCTGGTACGAACGCGGCGACGACGGCAGCACCTGCAATTGGGGCAGCGTGCTCGCTTGGGAGCCGCCGTCGCGCCTCGTCCTGTCGTGGGACATCACCGCGGACTGGCAGTACGACCCGAATTTGAAGACCGAGATCGAGGTCCTCTTCATCGCGGAAGGCGAAGGAGCCACCCGCGTCGAACTCGAGCACCGCAAGCTGGACCGGTACGGAGCGCGAGCCGCCGAGATGCGGCACATCTTCGATACTGAGGGCGATTGGGGGCGCCTTCTCGCTATGTTCGCAGCGCGCGCGGTACAGGAGCGCGGCCAATGA
- a CDS encoding mandelate racemase/muconate lactonizing enzyme family protein, whose protein sequence is MALIKTVETGLYRIPLTVTLSDSTHGEIAAFELVTCRVRDSDGAEGTGYTYTVGRNGGAIADILRREIPELIEGRQADDTEAIWHHVWWGLHYGGRGGPPVLALSALDVALWDLKARRANLPLFRLLGGFDARVPCYAGGIDLDLSVEALLKQTDDNLAKGFRALKMKVGRPDLASDVARVQAMRQHLGDGFPLMADANMKWTVEEAIRAARALQPCDLTWLEEPIIPDDIAGHARIMAAGGVPIAAGENLRSLWEFKNYIAAGAVSYPEPDVTNCGGVTAFMKIARLAEAFNLPVTSHGAHDVTVHLLAACSNRSYLEAHGFGLDRYIEHPLVLDQGMALAPTRPGHGISFDWKGLAQLAQ, encoded by the coding sequence ATGGCACTCATCAAAACGGTCGAGACTGGGCTCTATCGGATCCCGCTGACAGTTACCCTCTCCGACAGCACACATGGCGAAATCGCAGCCTTCGAATTGGTGACATGCCGTGTTCGCGATTCGGATGGGGCTGAAGGCACAGGCTATACCTACACCGTCGGCCGCAATGGCGGCGCGATTGCCGACATTCTCAGGCGGGAGATTCCTGAACTGATCGAGGGCCGGCAAGCCGACGACACCGAGGCCATCTGGCATCACGTCTGGTGGGGCCTGCATTATGGCGGGCGCGGCGGACCGCCCGTGCTTGCGCTCTCGGCGCTCGATGTCGCCCTGTGGGACCTGAAGGCGCGACGCGCCAATCTGCCGCTGTTCCGTCTGCTCGGTGGCTTCGACGCCCGCGTGCCCTGTTACGCCGGCGGCATCGACCTCGATCTTTCCGTCGAGGCGCTTCTCAAGCAAACCGACGATAATCTTGCCAAGGGCTTTCGCGCCCTCAAGATGAAAGTGGGTCGCCCCGATCTCGCATCCGACGTCGCGCGCGTGCAGGCGATGCGCCAACATCTCGGTGACGGCTTTCCCCTGATGGCGGATGCCAACATGAAATGGACGGTCGAGGAAGCCATCCGCGCCGCGCGAGCCCTGCAGCCCTGCGACCTCACCTGGCTCGAAGAGCCGATCATTCCCGATGACATTGCCGGTCATGCCCGCATCATGGCTGCCGGCGGCGTGCCGATTGCGGCCGGTGAGAACCTGCGCTCGCTCTGGGAGTTCAAGAACTACATCGCGGCCGGCGCAGTGTCCTATCCCGAGCCCGACGTCACCAATTGCGGCGGCGTCACCGCCTTCATGAAGATCGCGCGGCTCGCAGAAGCGTTCAATCTTCCGGTCACCAGCCACGGCGCGCATGACGTCACGGTCCACCTTCTCGCGGCCTGCTCAAATCGTTCCTATCTCGAGGCGCACGGATTTGGGCTCGATCGGTATATCGAGCACCCGCTGGTCCTCGACCAAGGCATGGCATTGGCGCCAACCCGGCCCGGCCACGGAATCAGCTTCGACTGGAAAGGATTGGCGCAGCTCGCGCAATAA
- a CDS encoding ABC transporter ATP-binding protein, producing the protein MAPLLEIKGLKTHFATDDGMLRAVDGVDIALNKGETLCVVGESGCGKTVTAMSILKLIAMPPGRIVEGQILFEGRDLVPLTSSELDDIRAKQIGFIFQEPMTSLNPVLSIGEQIAESLRRHEGLSKKEALARTVEMLKLVQIPNAEGRVHDYPHQFSGGMRQRVMIAMALACKPKLVIADEPTTALDVTIQAQILDLLQDMKERFGMAVMLITHAMGVVAETAQRVVVMYAGKVVEEADVDSLFASPRHPYTQGLIRSIPRIDLDSARKTRLETIGGTVPMLINPAPGCRFAPRCRHAFGLCSKQEPVLREVAPGHRMACHLGETQGASS; encoded by the coding sequence ATGGCGCCGCTGCTCGAGATCAAGGGCCTGAAGACCCACTTTGCCACCGACGACGGCATGCTAAGGGCCGTCGACGGCGTCGACATCGCGCTCAACAAGGGCGAGACGCTCTGCGTGGTCGGCGAATCCGGCTGCGGCAAGACCGTCACGGCGATGTCGATCCTCAAGCTGATCGCGATGCCGCCGGGCCGCATCGTCGAAGGCCAGATCCTGTTCGAGGGCCGCGATCTCGTGCCGCTCACGAGCAGCGAGCTGGACGACATCAGGGCCAAGCAGATCGGCTTCATCTTCCAGGAGCCGATGACCTCGCTCAACCCGGTGCTGTCGATCGGCGAGCAGATCGCCGAAAGCCTGCGCCGCCATGAGGGACTGTCGAAAAAGGAAGCCCTGGCCCGCACGGTGGAGATGCTGAAGCTGGTGCAGATTCCCAATGCCGAAGGCCGCGTGCATGATTATCCGCACCAGTTCTCGGGCGGCATGCGCCAGCGCGTCATGATCGCCATGGCGCTGGCCTGCAAGCCCAAGCTCGTCATCGCCGACGAGCCGACCACCGCGCTCGACGTCACCATCCAGGCGCAGATCCTCGATTTGTTGCAGGACATGAAGGAACGCTTCGGCATGGCGGTCATGCTGATCACCCACGCCATGGGCGTGGTCGCCGAGACCGCGCAGCGCGTCGTCGTCATGTATGCCGGCAAGGTGGTGGAAGAGGCCGATGTCGACAGCCTGTTCGCAAGCCCGCGCCATCCGTACACGCAAGGGTTAATCCGCTCGATCCCGCGCATCGACCTCGACAGCGCGCGCAAGACCCGGCTGGAAACGATCGGCGGCACCGTGCCGATGCTGATCAATCCCGCGCCCGGCTGCCGCTTCGCACCGCGCTGCCGCCACGCCTTTGGTCTTTGCTCCAAACAGGAACCGGTTCTGCGCGAGGTCGCACCGGGCCATCGCATGGCCTGTCACCTCGGAGAGACGCAGGGAGCGAGCTCATGA